One genomic segment of Acanthopagrus latus isolate v.2019 chromosome 14, fAcaLat1.1, whole genome shotgun sequence includes these proteins:
- the LOC119032301 gene encoding small lysine-rich protein 1: MPTKSRKSRSHSSRPAKKTGGPKTPKKRSASAKTTKTEVDILSPAAMENVYYIAHNAVDCLEFRGFGWPHSNQKKKKKKGTKRKKKR, from the exons ATG CCCACCAAATCCAGGAAATCAAGGTCCCACAGTTCAAGGCCCGCCAAGAAGACTGGGGGTCCAAAAACACCCAAAAAGAGGTCCGCTAGTGCCAAGACCACCAAGACAGAGGTGGACATCCTCAGCCCGGCAGCCATGGAGAATGTCTACTACATTGCTCACAACGCAGTGGACTGTCTGGAGTTCAGAGGCTTCGGGTGGCCACATTCAaaccaaaagaagaaaaagaagaaggggacaaaaaggaagaagaaaaggtag
- the tnnt2e gene encoding troponin T2e, cardiac isoform X1 produces the protein MMRSRRTLERHCYKNCSPDQQLTKPRTAKNSPSECGSQLTDLLSSKITMSEEEVVEEMLEEEEETQQEEEGAAPEVEEPPAADEEAAGEEPAEEESPAADEDDSKPKPKAFAPPLSVPKIPEGEKVDFDDIHRKRQEKDLTELQSLIEAHFIQRKNDEAELVALVNRIEKRRAERAEQQRIRTEQEKERQARLAEEKERREQEEARKRQDEDAKKKKALTNRTQQYGGVQQRQDGKKGAKKQTEREKKKKILADRRKPLNIEHLSEDKVKEKANELWQWLLTLEAEKFDLSEKLKRQKYDINLLMARVQAHQSAKGRGKAKGRVR, from the exons ATGATGAGGAGCAGGCGGACTCTGGAGAGGCATTGTTATAAGAATTGCTCCCCCGACCAGCAGCTGACCAAACCGCGAACAGCAAAAAATAGCCCGTCTGAATGTGGGTCCCAGCTCACTGATTTACT CTCATCTAAAATCACGATGTCTGAAGAAGAAGTAGTCGAGGAGATGCT GGAGGAGG AGGAAGAAACCCAGCAAGAGGAAG AAGGAGCCGCACCTGAAGTAGAAG agcctcctgctgcagatgaaG AGGCTGCAGGGGAAG AGCCTGCAGAGGAAG AGTCTCCGGCTGCAGATGAAG ATGACTCCAAACCCAAACCAAA GGCCTTTGCTCCACCTTTATCTGTGCCAAAGATACCAGAGGGGGAAAAAGTCGACTTTGAT GACATCCACAGGAAGCGTCAGGAGAAGGATCTGACCGAGCTGCAGTCCCTGATCGAGGCCCACTTCATCCAGAGGAAGAACGACGAGGCGGAGCTTGTCGCTCTCGTCAACAGGATC GAGAAGCGTCGCGCCGAGAGggctgagcagcagaggatCCGCActgagcaggagaaggagaggcagGCTCGTCTGGCT GAAGAAAAGGAGcggagggagcaggaggaagcGCGGAAGAGGCAAGACGAGGacgccaagaagaagaaggcccTGACGAACAGGACTCAGCAGTACGGCGGCGTCCAGCAGAGG CAAGACGGGAAGAAGGGAGCgaagaagcagacagagagggagaagaaaaagaagatccTGGCAGACAGGAGGAAGCCTCTCAACATCGAACATCTCAGCGAGGACAAAGTGAA GGAGAAGGCCAATGAGCTGTGGCAGTGGCTGTTGACACTGGAGGCTGAGAAGTTTGACCTCAGCGAGAAactgaagagacagaaatatgat ATCAATCTGCTCATGGCTCGTGTTCAGGCCCACCAGAG CGCCAAAGGAAGAGGCAAGGCCAAGGGCAGGGTGAGATAG
- the stmp1 gene encoding short transmembrane mitochondrial protein 1, which translates to MLQFLAGFTLGNVVGMYLAQNYDVPNIAKKIEAFKKDVEAKKKPPE; encoded by the exons ATGTTACAGTTCCTG GCTGGCTTCACCTTGGGAAATGTTGTGGGGATGTACCTGGCTCAAAACTATGAT GTTCCCAACATAGCCAAGAAGATTGAAGCCTTCAAAAAAGACGTGGAGGCCAAGAAGAAGCCCCCAGAGTGA
- the LOC119032296 gene encoding dynamin-1-like protein isoform X2 has protein sequence MEALIPVINKLQDVFNTVGADIIQLPQIAVVGTQSSGKSSVLESLVGRDLLPRGTGIVTRRPLILQLVHVDPGDARKNDEIDREGEEWGKFLHTKNKIYTDFDEIRQEIENETERISGNNKGISDEPIHLKIFSPHVVNLTLVDLPGITKVPVGDQPKDIEVQIRDLILKHISNPNCIILAVTAANTDMATSEALKVAREVDPDGRRTLAVVTKLDLMDAGTDAMDVLMGRVIPVKLGLIGVVNRSQLDINNKKSVADAIRDEHAFLQKKYPSLANRNGTKYLARTLNRLLMHHIRDCLPELKTRINVLAAQYQSLLSSYGEPVEDQSATLLQLITKFATEYCNTIEGTAKYIETAELCGGARICYIFHETFGRTLESVDPLGGLSTIDILTAIRNATGPRPSLFVPEVSFELLVKKQVKRLEEPSLRCVELVHEEMQRIIQHCSNYSTQELQRFPKLHEAIVEVVTSLLRKRLPITNEMVHNLVAIELAYINTKHPDFADACGVLNNNIEEQRRNRMRELPSSVPRDKAPAAGPQAEQDGTGTWRGMLKKGEEAPGSGPGSPLKGVVNLLDVPVPVARKLSSREQRDCEVIERLIKSYFLIVRKNIQDSVPKAVMHFLVNHVKDSLQSELVGQLYKSGLLNDLLTESEDMAQRRKESADMLQALQKASQVIAEIRETHMW, from the exons ATGGAGGCTCTTATCCCCGTGATAAACAAGCTCCAGGACGTGTTCAACACGGTGGGGGCGGATATCATACAGCTGCCGCAGATAGCAGTGGTGGGGACTCAG AGCAGTGGCAAGAGCTCAGTGCTGGAGAGCCTGGTGGGCAGGGACCTGCTGCCCCGAGGGACCGGTATCGTTACCAGGCGACCTCTCATCCTCCAGCTGGTCCATGTAGATCCTGGAGACGCAAGGAAGAATGATGAAATTG ACAGAGAAGGGGAAGAGTGGGGCAAGTTTCTCCACACGAAAAATAAG ATCTACACAGATTTTGATGAAATCAGGCaggaaattgaaaatgaaacgGAGCGAATATCAGGGAATAATAAG GGGATCAGTGATGAACCCATTCATCTGAAGATATTTTCTCCCCACGTTGTCAACCTCACACTGGTGGATCTGCCAGGAATCACTAAG GTGCCTGTGGGTGATCAGCCTAAGGACATCGAGGTTCAGATAAGAGATCTAATCCTGAAGCACATCTCCAACCCCAACTGCATCATCCTGGCGGTCACGGCGGCCAACACAGACATGGCCACCTCGGAGGCCCTCAAGGTGGCCCGGGAGGTCGACCCCGATG GCAGGAGGACGCTGGCTGTGGTGACCAAGCTGGACCTGATGGACGCCGGCACTGATGCGATGGATGTACTAATGGGCCGAGTCATTCCTGTCAAACTGGGACTCATCGGAGTTGTCAACAG GAGCCAGCTggacatcaacaacaaaaagtctGTGGCTGACGCCATCCGAGACGAACACGCTTTCCTCCAGAAGAAATATCCATCGCTGGCCAACCGGAACGGAACCAAATACCTGGCCAGAACCCTCAACAG GTTACTGATGCATCACATCCGAGACTGCCTCCCTGAGCTGAAGACACGGATCAACGTCCTGGCAGCCCAGTACCAATCCCTGCTCAGCAGCTACGGCGAGCCAGTCGAAGACCAAAGTGCCACCTTGCTCCAGCTCATCACCAAGTTTGCCACTGAATACTGCAACACCATCGAGGGCACGGCCAAATACATCGAGACGGCCGAGCT GTGCGGTGGAGCCAGAATTTGTTATATATTCCACGAGACTTTTGGCAGAACACTGGAGTCCGTGGATCCTCTGGGAGGACTCAGCACCATAGACATCCTAACAGCCATAAGGAACGCAACT ggCCCGCGTCCATCGCTGTTTGTGCCCGAGGTGTCCTTCGAGCTGTTGGTGAAGAAGCAGGTGAAACGCCTGGAGGAGCCCAGTTTGCGCTGCGTGGAGCTGGTCCACGAGGAGATGCAGAGGATCATCCAGCACTGCAGCAACTACAGCACACAG gagctgcagagattcCCGAAACTCCACGAGGCCATCGTGGAGGTAGTCACCTCCCTCCTGAGGAAGAGGCTGCCCATCACCAATGAGATG GTGCATAACTTGGTGGCAATAGAGCTGGCCTACATCAACACCAAGCATCCAGACTTTGCAGACGCCTGCGGGGTGTTGAATAACAATATAGAG gagcagaggagaaacaggatgagagagctGCCGTCCTCGGTGCCCAGGGATAAG GCCCCGGCAGCAGGGCCCCAGGCCGAGCAGGACGGCACAGGGACCTGGAGGGGGATGctgaagaaaggagaggaagccCCCGGCTCTGGACCTGGGAGCCCTCTTAAAGGAGTTGTCAACCTGCTGGATGTG CCTGTGCCGGTTGCCAGGAAGCTGTCGTCACGTGAGCAGCGAGACTGTGAGGTCATCGAGCGCCTCATCAAGTCTTACTTCCTCATCGTTCGCAAGAATATTCAGGACAG TGTGCCGAAGGCAGTGATGCACTTCTTGGTCAACCATGTGAAAGACAGCCTCCAGAGCGAGCTTGTTGGCCAGCTGTATAAATCTGGCCTCCTCAATGACCTGCTGACCGAATCGGAGGACATGGCCCAGCGGCGCAAGGAGTCCGCCGACATGCTACAG GCGTTGCAAAAAGCCAGCCAGGTGATCGCTGAGATCAGGGAAACACACATGTGGTGA
- the tnnt2e gene encoding troponin T2e, cardiac isoform X2, with the protein MSEEEVVEEMLEEEEETQQEEEGAAPEVEEPPAADEEAAGEEPAEEESPAADEDDSKPKPKAFAPPLSVPKIPEGEKVDFDDIHRKRQEKDLTELQSLIEAHFIQRKNDEAELVALVNRIEKRRAERAEQQRIRTEQEKERQARLAEEKERREQEEARKRQDEDAKKKKALTNRTQQYGGVQQRQDGKKGAKKQTEREKKKKILADRRKPLNIEHLSEDKVKEKANELWQWLLTLEAEKFDLSEKLKRQKYDINLLMARVQAHQSAKGRGKAKGRVR; encoded by the exons ATGTCTGAAGAAGAAGTAGTCGAGGAGATGCT GGAGGAGG AGGAAGAAACCCAGCAAGAGGAAG AAGGAGCCGCACCTGAAGTAGAAG agcctcctgctgcagatgaaG AGGCTGCAGGGGAAG AGCCTGCAGAGGAAG AGTCTCCGGCTGCAGATGAAG ATGACTCCAAACCCAAACCAAA GGCCTTTGCTCCACCTTTATCTGTGCCAAAGATACCAGAGGGGGAAAAAGTCGACTTTGAT GACATCCACAGGAAGCGTCAGGAGAAGGATCTGACCGAGCTGCAGTCCCTGATCGAGGCCCACTTCATCCAGAGGAAGAACGACGAGGCGGAGCTTGTCGCTCTCGTCAACAGGATC GAGAAGCGTCGCGCCGAGAGggctgagcagcagaggatCCGCActgagcaggagaaggagaggcagGCTCGTCTGGCT GAAGAAAAGGAGcggagggagcaggaggaagcGCGGAAGAGGCAAGACGAGGacgccaagaagaagaaggcccTGACGAACAGGACTCAGCAGTACGGCGGCGTCCAGCAGAGG CAAGACGGGAAGAAGGGAGCgaagaagcagacagagagggagaagaaaaagaagatccTGGCAGACAGGAGGAAGCCTCTCAACATCGAACATCTCAGCGAGGACAAAGTGAA GGAGAAGGCCAATGAGCTGTGGCAGTGGCTGTTGACACTGGAGGCTGAGAAGTTTGACCTCAGCGAGAAactgaagagacagaaatatgat ATCAATCTGCTCATGGCTCGTGTTCAGGCCCACCAGAG CGCCAAAGGAAGAGGCAAGGCCAAGGGCAGGGTGAGATAG
- the LOC119032296 gene encoding dynamin-1-like protein isoform X1 — MEALIPVINKLQDVFNTVGADIIQLPQIAVVGTQSSGKSSVLESLVGRDLLPRGTGIVTRRPLILQLVHVDPGDARKNDEIDREGEEWGKFLHTKNKIYTDFDEIRQEIENETERISGNNKGISDEPIHLKIFSPHVVNLTLVDLPGITKVPVGDQPKDIEVQIRDLILKHISNPNCIILAVTAANTDMATSEALKVAREVDPDGRRTLAVVTKLDLMDAGTDAMDVLMGRVIPVKLGLIGVVNRSQLDINNKKSVADAIRDEHAFLQKKYPSLANRNGTKYLARTLNRLLMHHIRDCLPELKTRINVLAAQYQSLLSSYGEPVEDQSATLLQLITKFATEYCNTIEGTAKYIETAELCGGARICYIFHETFGRTLESVDPLGGLSTIDILTAIRNATGPRPSLFVPEVSFELLVKKQVKRLEEPSLRCVELVHEEMQRIIQHCSNYSTQELQRFPKLHEAIVEVVTSLLRKRLPITNEMVHNLVAIELAYINTKHPDFADACGVLNNNIEEQRRNRMRELPSSVPRDKSVGKGPAGPTVVSGEPPASGADMDGAKAPAAGPQAEQDGTGTWRGMLKKGEEAPGSGPGSPLKGVVNLLDVPVPVARKLSSREQRDCEVIERLIKSYFLIVRKNIQDSVPKAVMHFLVNHVKDSLQSELVGQLYKSGLLNDLLTESEDMAQRRKESADMLQALQKASQVIAEIRETHMW; from the exons ATGGAGGCTCTTATCCCCGTGATAAACAAGCTCCAGGACGTGTTCAACACGGTGGGGGCGGATATCATACAGCTGCCGCAGATAGCAGTGGTGGGGACTCAG AGCAGTGGCAAGAGCTCAGTGCTGGAGAGCCTGGTGGGCAGGGACCTGCTGCCCCGAGGGACCGGTATCGTTACCAGGCGACCTCTCATCCTCCAGCTGGTCCATGTAGATCCTGGAGACGCAAGGAAGAATGATGAAATTG ACAGAGAAGGGGAAGAGTGGGGCAAGTTTCTCCACACGAAAAATAAG ATCTACACAGATTTTGATGAAATCAGGCaggaaattgaaaatgaaacgGAGCGAATATCAGGGAATAATAAG GGGATCAGTGATGAACCCATTCATCTGAAGATATTTTCTCCCCACGTTGTCAACCTCACACTGGTGGATCTGCCAGGAATCACTAAG GTGCCTGTGGGTGATCAGCCTAAGGACATCGAGGTTCAGATAAGAGATCTAATCCTGAAGCACATCTCCAACCCCAACTGCATCATCCTGGCGGTCACGGCGGCCAACACAGACATGGCCACCTCGGAGGCCCTCAAGGTGGCCCGGGAGGTCGACCCCGATG GCAGGAGGACGCTGGCTGTGGTGACCAAGCTGGACCTGATGGACGCCGGCACTGATGCGATGGATGTACTAATGGGCCGAGTCATTCCTGTCAAACTGGGACTCATCGGAGTTGTCAACAG GAGCCAGCTggacatcaacaacaaaaagtctGTGGCTGACGCCATCCGAGACGAACACGCTTTCCTCCAGAAGAAATATCCATCGCTGGCCAACCGGAACGGAACCAAATACCTGGCCAGAACCCTCAACAG GTTACTGATGCATCACATCCGAGACTGCCTCCCTGAGCTGAAGACACGGATCAACGTCCTGGCAGCCCAGTACCAATCCCTGCTCAGCAGCTACGGCGAGCCAGTCGAAGACCAAAGTGCCACCTTGCTCCAGCTCATCACCAAGTTTGCCACTGAATACTGCAACACCATCGAGGGCACGGCCAAATACATCGAGACGGCCGAGCT GTGCGGTGGAGCCAGAATTTGTTATATATTCCACGAGACTTTTGGCAGAACACTGGAGTCCGTGGATCCTCTGGGAGGACTCAGCACCATAGACATCCTAACAGCCATAAGGAACGCAACT ggCCCGCGTCCATCGCTGTTTGTGCCCGAGGTGTCCTTCGAGCTGTTGGTGAAGAAGCAGGTGAAACGCCTGGAGGAGCCCAGTTTGCGCTGCGTGGAGCTGGTCCACGAGGAGATGCAGAGGATCATCCAGCACTGCAGCAACTACAGCACACAG gagctgcagagattcCCGAAACTCCACGAGGCCATCGTGGAGGTAGTCACCTCCCTCCTGAGGAAGAGGCTGCCCATCACCAATGAGATG GTGCATAACTTGGTGGCAATAGAGCTGGCCTACATCAACACCAAGCATCCAGACTTTGCAGACGCCTGCGGGGTGTTGAATAACAATATAGAG gagcagaggagaaacaggatgagagagctGCCGTCCTCGGTGCCCAGGGATAAG TCTGTTGGCAAAGGCCCGGCTGGCCCAACTGTGGTTTCTGGCGAGCCCCCTGCGTCTGGAGCAGACATGGACGGTGCCAAG GCCCCGGCAGCAGGGCCCCAGGCCGAGCAGGACGGCACAGGGACCTGGAGGGGGATGctgaagaaaggagaggaagccCCCGGCTCTGGACCTGGGAGCCCTCTTAAAGGAGTTGTCAACCTGCTGGATGTG CCTGTGCCGGTTGCCAGGAAGCTGTCGTCACGTGAGCAGCGAGACTGTGAGGTCATCGAGCGCCTCATCAAGTCTTACTTCCTCATCGTTCGCAAGAATATTCAGGACAG TGTGCCGAAGGCAGTGATGCACTTCTTGGTCAACCATGTGAAAGACAGCCTCCAGAGCGAGCTTGTTGGCCAGCTGTATAAATCTGGCCTCCTCAATGACCTGCTGACCGAATCGGAGGACATGGCCCAGCGGCGCAAGGAGTCCGCCGACATGCTACAG GCGTTGCAAAAAGCCAGCCAGGTGATCGCTGAGATCAGGGAAACACACATGTGGTGA
- the tnnt2e gene encoding troponin T2e, cardiac isoform X3 translates to MTRLTDDSKPKPKAFAPPLSVPKIPEGEKVDFDDIHRKRQEKDLTELQSLIEAHFIQRKNDEAELVALVNRIEKRRAERAEQQRIRTEQEKERQARLAEEKERREQEEARKRQDEDAKKKKALTNRTQQYGGVQQRQDGKKGAKKQTEREKKKKILADRRKPLNIEHLSEDKVKEKANELWQWLLTLEAEKFDLSEKLKRQKYDINLLMARVQAHQSAKGRGKAKGRVR, encoded by the exons ATGACAAGGCTTACAG ATGACTCCAAACCCAAACCAAA GGCCTTTGCTCCACCTTTATCTGTGCCAAAGATACCAGAGGGGGAAAAAGTCGACTTTGAT GACATCCACAGGAAGCGTCAGGAGAAGGATCTGACCGAGCTGCAGTCCCTGATCGAGGCCCACTTCATCCAGAGGAAGAACGACGAGGCGGAGCTTGTCGCTCTCGTCAACAGGATC GAGAAGCGTCGCGCCGAGAGggctgagcagcagaggatCCGCActgagcaggagaaggagaggcagGCTCGTCTGGCT GAAGAAAAGGAGcggagggagcaggaggaagcGCGGAAGAGGCAAGACGAGGacgccaagaagaagaaggcccTGACGAACAGGACTCAGCAGTACGGCGGCGTCCAGCAGAGG CAAGACGGGAAGAAGGGAGCgaagaagcagacagagagggagaagaaaaagaagatccTGGCAGACAGGAGGAAGCCTCTCAACATCGAACATCTCAGCGAGGACAAAGTGAA GGAGAAGGCCAATGAGCTGTGGCAGTGGCTGTTGACACTGGAGGCTGAGAAGTTTGACCTCAGCGAGAAactgaagagacagaaatatgat ATCAATCTGCTCATGGCTCGTGTTCAGGCCCACCAGAG CGCCAAAGGAAGAGGCAAGGCCAAGGGCAGGGTGAGATAG